TGAGTCTGAAATAGATTCAGTAGCTATATGTCCTACCTGCAACCAACCTCTATTAGGAGATACTAAATGTTCCAAGCAGTAACCATAAAAGACCCTCACTTTAGATTCGGATTTGACAAACCTATCGGAAGAACTGATACCTTCTTCAAGGACATAAAAACTAAGCTAGACTTTATAATTGATTATGGATCTGAGCAAGGAATCGATACTTTAATTACAACAGGCGATGTCTTTGACATAAAAGCTACCTCCAGATACGATTTATCTAAGATAAATAAAAATCTATCTATCATGGATAGTCTGACAGACCAGTTCTTCTTCTGGCTGTCTATTTCAGGCAATCATGACCTACCTTTCTCTTCAATTGACAACAAAGCAGAGTCATTTTATTTTTATGCTATAACTAACGGTATAATTGAAGACATAGCTTTTAAGTCCTACACAGACAGAAATGTTACAGTATATGGACTAGACTTCACCTCAGACTTATTTGAACTTAAAAACTATATGGCTAAGATTAATAAAGACTCAAAGAAACTAAAAGATTTAGACCTTACCAAAACTAAGAGAACTATTCTAGTAATTCATGAACATGTAATTCCTGACGGATATGCCTTTAAGTTTGGTCATCACCTGCTATACTCTGAGATAGCTAGTCTAATCCCAGATATTGATATTCTAGTAGCAGGACATCTACACAAAG
The window above is part of the Thiovulum sp. ES genome. Proteins encoded here:
- a CDS encoding DNA repair exonuclease (IMG reference gene:2508610626_SP) yields the protein MFQAVTIKDPHFRFGFDKPIGRTDTFFKDIKTKLDFIIDYGSEQGIDTLITTGDVFDIKATSRYDLSKINKNLSIMDSLTDQFFFWLSISGNHDLPFSSIDNKAESFYFYAITNGIIEDIAFKSYTDRNVTVYGLDFTSDLFELKNYMAKINKDSKKLKDLDLTKTKRTILVIHEHVIPDGYAFKFGHHLLYSEIASLIPDIDILVAGHLHKGFKTVKQNNTWIVNPWSFTRLARNYYSLNDEHIPQFSHIKITESGDISIQDIDIPHKSYKEAFIEEDLDRILERDTSITEFTSSLSSFYIDNNLTEIASGKLKARIEHYLELAGNLN